Below is a genomic region from Flammeovirgaceae bacterium SG7u.111.
CATATTTTGCCTTGTAACCGCTGCTGGTCAGGAGCGTTTGCCCCTCGTTTGGCGGCCGAACGCTGATATCAACCATAGCCTCGGCTACTTCAAACTTATCTTTCAATGCTAAATAGCTTGTCGCCAAAATATCCCACATATAATAGGTGTAATGATAGCTAGGAATAGTATCAATGGTAGTTGCCCAAAACTGCCCTGTCAAGTCAGATAATTTGTACTCAGCCTGCTTGGCAAGCCTCGATAAAAAAGTTTTTCCCACCGGAACATGGTTTGTTACATCTAGCGGAATAAAAACTAGAGGAAGCTCATACGCCAACATCTTCTTTGCATTTATCGGATCCCAGAACACATTCCATTCCGCACTTCCGTTGTGCTGGAAAGTCTGCACGTTCCCTCCTACTTCAAATGCGCCACCCATCCACACTACTTCGGCTATATTCTCTTTAATGGAAGGATCTTTCTCCAAAGCCAATACCAAATTAGAACATGGCCCGGTCATAAGCACGCTTACAGGCTGGCTGGCATTCTTTATCTTCTCCACCATCAAATCCACCGCATTGGGGATACCGTAAGGATCTGGCGAAGGAGGAAGGTTGATGAGCATCGGCAAAAAGTTCACCACTTCGGGCTGCGCCCTCCATGCAGGCGGGAAAGCATTTACCCCGTGGTATTCTCCCCTTCCCAATGGAACATCTTTTTCTTTTCCCATCAACTGCAACAGTTTGTAACTGGACTCAACGCCCGGTTCCAAATAGCAGTCGGCAGGAGTGATAGAGACGCCAATCAGCTCTATCTCATCTATAGTGAGCAATAAAAGAAGGGACAGAAGATCATCGATCCCTCCGTCGTGGTCCATAAATACAAGTTTCTTCATTATTTTAATTTAGTGTTATAAGTTGGCTCAATATATTCGCTAGATAACAGCAGAGCGATGGGGTCGTTTTGAGACACCCCCCATCGCTAATTATATCCAAAAAGTCACTTACTTGCCTCATAATGGCTATTATAGCTCACAAACCATTTTTGACCCTGAGTTTAATTAGAGCTTATCAATCAACCAATTGCTTCTGATATTCCTTTGGGAACTTCTTCACCGATTTGATCTCTATATTTTTATAATATGCCTCAGCCGCTTCCGACTGAAACTGCAATTTTCCTTTGCTCAAAGGAATCTCTTCGCCATTTATTACTTTGCGAGCATTTTCCACTACCATTACCACTTTTCCATTCACCACATGGATACTTTTCCTGCCCACGCAAATCAGCTCCACCGTGTTCCATTCCCCGTTAGGTTTTTCATTATGCTTATTGATATGGCAATAGCCCGGGTTTCCTCCTCCACCGCCATAGGTAATATATTCTTTGCTATCGTCTGTTACCTGATAGAATCCATCCTTCACCTTAGAAGAGCGAATATCTGCCCTTGCATGTACCAAGCCTACAAAATCTCCCATATCCGTTTCTTGGACCTGAAATTCTAGGCTCGACATCCAAACCTTCCAAAATGTGCCATGCTCCCCATGGCAGTGGTACAAAATACCATTATCCCTTTTTTGGTTTAGCCTAGGCTCCCATTTTTTCTCGCCCCATTTAAACTCAGCTTTCAAATGATAGTCCCCAAACTCTTGGAGCGTAGTAAGCCCAGCATAAACCTCACCCGTTATTTTCAACACCAACTCGCCGTCCTCCTCTATCGTAGTCATAATATTCAGCGGATCGTTCAACCCTATGGGCTTTCCTTTCGTCACATTGGCACTTGTTTCATATCCTTTTATCTCCACAGTTTCGTGGGGCACTCCTACAAAAAGCTCGAAGTTAGAAAGCTCTTTATCGAGCAAAGGCTGCCATTTTTTACTTATTTCAAATGAATTTTGAGCTTGGGCAGGCAAAATAATAGCTGTTCCCAAACAGAACAGCAAAGTCATTACAGTTTTCATATTTAAAGTTTAATCGGTACTAATAAAATATTGCGAATAGTCTACGCTAGAAATCAGTCACTTGGAAATAGCAATCGATGGAATATTTCCCCTAACCTTTTCCAGAAGCTGGAAGTTAGAGAAAAAATCTAATATGGAAGGATTCAGGAAAAATTATTCTCTAATTTGACCTAATATTCTTGGCTACTAATTCAATTATACTACCTGACTTTAAGAAATAGCAAACCGAGTTGAAAAGTCGGGCTATAAAAACAACGACGACGTCACTCTACGTGACGTCGTCGTTGTTTTTTGTTTTATGAAAGTCGCATTATTTAGCTGCTGGTTCTTCCGCAGGCAACCTTTCTGCAATCTTCTTCCAGCTTTTTATAACCCTTTTGGTTTTTCTATGCCACGCCTCCAGTTCCGCATTATCTTCGTCAAACTCGTTATATTCCTCGCTGCGGAGCAACTCGGCACTTTCTTGGAACTTCTTCAAATCCAACATCTCGTTATAGAACGCCATGCCTTTTTCAATATACGCTTGCGTGATCTTCTTCTTGGCAAAGGCATCTATGATAGACTTGTCTTTTAGAATCTCCGAATAGAGTAAAAACGTTTGAAATTTCATTTTGCTGTACCCCTTTTCACGCTCACTCCCCAAGCCCAGCTTAGTATAAGTATCAAAATCATCCTCAAACATGTTTTTCGCAAAATCTACCAAAGGGGTGGTATGGTCCCAAAGTAATTCTTTCACATCACTAAAAGCCTTGGTGGCAGACTTCCTCCTGCCGAAAGCAACCAAATGCTCTTGCCGCTTTTCTACGATCGTTTTAAATTGCTTGAGTCTCTCCTCAAACTCCTTTTTGGGAAAACCGGCCGAAATAGCCGCTTCCAATTCTTTTGGGGCAGATAACGTAAGGTCTATAAATTTCCTCACTGCCTCCATTTTGTCCGTAACTGTGTTGCTCTTAGCCATATACGTATGTTTAAATGAAAAATTAATAAGTGGTTTAATAACGCATAGCCCAAGGCAATGTGATCCAGCAAATTAGCCCATGTACACAATTTTAAAAAGTAGCAAGCATCAAAACAGAATACTACAACCCATTCTTTTACAAGCTATTACACCAATACGCATCAAAAACAACCCTCCTCCCAAAAAAAGTCTATTGACTGTTACAATAATACAAGTACTTTATCGGAGAACTTTTTAGAAAAAGAAACAAACCATCAGGTAAGATTTGTTAAGGAATCAACTATTTTAGAGGGACATAATCCTTCTCCATCCTCAAACCCTCTGCAATCTCCCCAATTCAAGTCATCCTGCACTTGATGCAGGATCTCCCGCCTATTATTCCGCCTTACATTGATCCTCAAAAGGAAAGCTCTACAATGCCTGCGGGTGTATCGAGGGGAGATGACGTTCGCTTATCGACCTTCCTTTCGCCGAACGTCAGGAAGCGCCTGAAACGACTCCGACGTATGTGCCGCTCCGAAAAAAGGGCTCAACCGCTCGGCTCTGTCGAGTGGAAACTATTAATACAACCTCTGGCTACCTTGGGCGGGGATGCCCAATTCATAACCCTCATCATACCAAAGCTTGACAGGTGCGGCCGAGTAAAATAACACACTTGATTGAAAGAACCTAAGTTCCGCAATGCCAGCTGGTGTATCGGGGGGAGATACTGGGTCGTAGCCCGGTATGACTCGGTTTTTTCTTGGGATGACACTGGTTTGAGGTTGCCCGTCGGGGTCGTTTCAGACCGCCCCGACGTTCGCTTATCGACCTTTCTTTCGCCGAACGTCAGGAGGCGTCTGAAACGACTCCGACGTATGTGCCGCTCCGAAAAAAGGGCACAACCGATCGGCTCTGTCGAGTGGAAACTATTAGTGCAGCCTCTGGCTACCTTGGGCGGGGATGCCCAATTCATAACCCTCATCATGCCAAAGCTTGACAGCTGCGGCTGGGGCTCAATAACAAGCAAGAGAATCGTACCAAGTTTGGAAACAGGGTAACGAAGAGCTAGAAACTTGGTACGGCTACACCGAGGGAATAATAGAAGCATGAAAAAGCGAGAGACCCTAAAGGCATAGTTCTCCATTCTTTTTAGCAACCCTAAAAAGAATGGGGAAAATTGTTTTTTGTTTGTAACGTGCAATTAATTTCTGCATAGTGTTAATATCTACAAAGTAGTTTTGAAATGATGTTATTGGTGGGTAGATTGTAAGTGGCAGATATATAAATTATGCTCAAACAGGTAGAAGATAATAATATGATCCAATCAAGCCATCACGATATAAAAGTCTATCAAATAAATACGGGCTTTTACGAATTCGAAAACTTATCTAACACTCAAGAAATTGTTGAGCATATTATTAAGGATCATAAAAAGAGGTTTGAGACTCCATATGGACTTGAAGACCAGCGTTCAAGTTTAGAAATTGAACCAATCAATTATTTACTATATGTTTTCAATGAAATTGATAAGGAATCCATCTGGAAGAGTTTTCTTCCAAAAGAAATTACTGAACAACATGATTTTAGTATACAGAGCACTTCCTTCGCCCTTTTTATTCTTATTGAATCTGAGATTTTTGTTCTAATTGGTGGTAAGGGAATTTCTGTGATCAAGAAATTTATAAACCACTCCTTTGGGCTTGACTTGTATGAAAAAATTTCAGATCCTGATAATGATATTGTACATTCTCAAATGTCACGAGGAGTTACTGGTAATTTAACCTCAGAACAGAAGACCTATAGGAATGAACAAAAACTTATCGATTCATTATCAATTGGAAGAGTTCCTAACAAATTCTATTTATTACTCAGGCAGGATTTAAAAGACTCAATATTTGATTTTATTGATTTTGATGATGAGAATGTCTATTTAGAAATTGGCTCTTCATTTTGCCTTAAATGGAAGCTGTCATTCGAACAGACACATGAATTAATATTGAAATTAGTTGAAATACAGAAAAATGGAACGGGCAAACCCTTAAGTAGATTTGAACGCATAAGGGATTCCAAATTTTGCAAAGATAGCTTAGAAATGGCCCTTTATGATCATTTGCGGAATGATATGGTAAGAATGAATACACTTGGTTCTACCACTGTAAACAACTTGGATTTCGACTTTGTTCATCCGCAAAAGTTGAATCTATTTTATGAATGTGATATTTATTCGGCATATAAGAAAGGATCTAAAACTCCATTTTTTGAAACACGAGATCGCACAAGATTATATTATGAAACCCTGAAATATCTCTATGAAACTGTAGATCAGCATGACGCTTGGAGTTTTATAAAACATCTTTCAGGGGTTAGAATCAGGGGTTTTGTAGGTGAAGAGAAAAAAACTGAGGCAATGTTTATTAACCACTTAACCTGTGAGGTTCCTGTAAATGGTAGCCCTTACTTTCTTATTGACAATCTCTGGTACAAGGTAAGAGGGGATTTCATAGATACTATTAACGAACAATGCAGTTCAATGCTTCAATCAAATGAGTTGAGCCCTAACCCACTGACTAAAATCTGGTTTAGGGATATAGATGAGGGAATGTACAATTTAGAATATCTTGAAGAAGACAATTTTATAGTTCTCGATAAAATGCTAGGGCAAAATATAGAGTTGTGTGATTTGCTATATGAAACCAATGAAAATATTTACTTAATCCACGTAAAGGAGGGTTTTGATGCTAAAATCAGAGATGTGACTAACCAAGTTTCGATTTCTGCAAATAGATTATGGAATGATCTAAAATCTGATTTTCATTTCGTAAATACTGTCTATAGGCGTTATTCGGAAAGTACCAATTTTGAGTATAATAGCATTTCCGTAGAAGATTTTCGACTAAAATTTAAAAAGGACATAATCTATGTTATTGCCTTTTGTCACAACAGGATTAATAAAAAAGTATCTGAGGACATTCAGGAGTTTAAGTCGAACATTGCAAAATTTTCGATAATTCAAAGCATTAGGGATATGCAAGGCAATAACTACCCACTTAAAGTGATAGAAATAAAAAGAGAATAACATAATAATTTAATTGTGTAAATATGAATAAAAGACATTATATATTATACTATTTGGATTGCAGAGAATCTGGTTCAACCTGCTCATAGTTTATACACAAAGGACAAAGGGACTCATCATATAGATTTCCAAGAACATCCCTTTTCAGATGACAATATCTTATTTGTAGCCAATAGGCAAGTCTAAGCTTTTGATCTAAATGGAAGCTACGAAGGCTTCCTTATTCTGTTTACAAACTCCTTCTTTTTCTCTGATAATAAGCTTCCATTTATTCTTCCAAACCATGGGATCTCAACTTTCAAATAGCAAATCCTTTGTTGCCTCTATCAGATAAGAAGAAAGCAACGTTCGCCTCCCATGCCGCTCGGCTCTGTCGAGTGGAAACTATTAGTGTAGCCTCTGGCTACCTTGGGCGGGGATGCCCAATTCATAACCCTCATCATGCCAAAGCTTGACAGCTGCGGCCGAGTAAAACAACACGCTTGATTGAAAGAACCTAAGTTCCGCAATGTCAGTTGGTGTATCGGGGGGAGATACCGGGTCGTAGCCCGGCATGACTCGGTTTTTTCTTGGGATGATACTGGTTTGGGGTTGCCCCGTCGGGGTCGTTTTAGACCGCCCCCGACGTTCGCTTATCGACCTTTCTTTCGCCGAACGTCAGGAGGCGTCTGAAACGACTCCGACGTATGTGCCGCTCCGAAAAAAGGGCTCAACCGCTCGGCTCTGTCGAGTGGAAACCTCTCCCTCCTACTATTCAATCTCACATTGCTCCTCAAAAGGAAAGCTCTATAATGACTTCTGTCCTATGCATAAGGCTTGCAGTGTCCTTTTTCTTCTTTCATTAGCGACACAATTTGTGTCAACTTTTTTCGGGATGCCTTAGAAGCTATTTGGAAATATATCTTCAAAATTCTTATGTGCTTATTTCCTCATCAGATCTAAAACTTACAAACCCAAAACAACTACATATTACTGCCGGACGACTACTTTTTGGTGCCAAACAAGGACTTTTTAATGCCGGAGAAAGAGATATTTCTTCTGAAATATGAAAAATCAAAGACGATATATGAAATATTTGTGCCGATGAACGTCTTATTTTTCCCGAAATATGAAAAATCAAAGCCGTTATTAGACTTACGAAAGACGATATACTCAATATTTTTTCCTTTTTGCTCCTTTTTATTGCCTTTTTTCTTCTTTTCTGAGCCGTATGAAGGGTTATTTGCCCTTGCGGGTACATTTTTGGGTTCTTGGCAAGGGTAAATTCTAAATTTTGTGAATTTTATTAAAATGGCACGTGGGTATTATGGGGTATTTAGGCAGTTAAATCCTTTGCCCAAATGAAATCAGTAGTTCAACAGAGTAAATCTGATGAACCGATTTATAGTTTACCTGTTCGGTTTTAGCTTAAACTATTCTTGTCATTGATTCTTTCTCCACTTAATGTATCATAATAAGCCTTCCCTCACTATCTCTCCTTCTCAATTGATAAAAGCGATCTTGGCTACGTGTGTTTCTTGCCCGTCTTCAGAAGCACTGTAGACCAGATAGATGCCTGTTTGCGCACGTTGGCCGTTGTAGTTTGCCCCGTTCCAGGTAGCAGTGCCTCCCGCAGCTTGTGTTTGCCAAATAAGCTTGCCCGCAATATCGGTGATCTTGACCGTAGCGTTGTAGCTCAAGCCCGAAATACTAATCAAGCCCCCAAAACTTGGCAGCACAGGATTGGGGAATACCTTTACATTGCTATGCTCGTAGGTAGCCGAAGTAGCCGTTCCTCGGTATGAGATAATCCCCTTATCAGTAGCGAAAAAGACCTCTCCTGTTAAGGGATTTGTTTCAATATCTATGATGGTATTGGAGAGCAGCGGGCTGTTGTCTTCGTCGAAAAAGGAAATGAGCTCCGAGCCGTCGTCACTGAAGAGCCATGCACCGTTGAGCGTGCCTATCCACTTGCGGTTGCCACCGTCTACTTCCATAGCGGTTACCTTTTCCCCTTCCAGCAGCCTCCTGCCCTCGTAGCGGGGAATGGTCGCATCGCCCGAAGAGGAATCGAACACTCCGCCGGGGTTAAAGAACTCCGCAACGCCATCATCGGTCCCCACCCAGATGCTTCCGTTGATATCTTTGGCAAAGGCATTCACATTCCCATTGGGCAAGTTCCCAAAGCCCGACCCTTCTGTTAGGTAGCGGCTTTTATCCAAGTCCTCGTTGAAGACGAAAAGTCCCCCACCCCTCGCCGGGCTCACAATAGACCAAACAGAACTAAAATCATCAACCAAAACCTCCAGTGGAAAGCGGGAAAGCGTGGCATCGAAGGCAAAAGAGTCCCATGTTCCATCTGCATTGAGTCTATGGAAAGATGGCGAGCCTTCTGGAACGTTGTAGTTGGCAAACCAGAGGTCGCCTACATTCCCCACGTTCATTCCCGAAACAAATTTATTTCCTTGGAAGTCCGAAACTATGGGGGAATTGGGAACGGAGGAGACAGTATTGTCTTCTTGGTTCCAGCTAAGCAAGCCGTCACCAAAACTTGCTAAATATACTAGCCCATCAGAGAAGTTGATCTTGCTGGCTACCAAATCTGACGTTTGGGGAATAGGGGTCGCTCCAATAAAATTTGGTTGCGAAGTAAAATTCTCCCATGTCCCATCTTCATCAAAAACATAATAACCAGAAAAATTCCCAGAGGGCACCATGTCTTCGTCATATCCTCCCGACAGCGCCATCACCTTCGTGCGGAAAAAGTTCAATTTGAAAACGGAAGGGTCAAAAGTGCCAGAAGGCGTATATTTTTCAACTACCCCTTCTGAAACCTTTAACAAACCACGCTCTTGGTCGGCTACCCAAAGGTTTCCCGAGGCATCGGGGAAGGCATCGAAAGGAGCTGGCCAATCATCTGCTTTCAGCTCATCTACCTGTTCGCTTTTATCTATCAAAAATACCTCTTCTCCTGTTGAAAGAAACAACTCTTCTGCATTTGAAGTCAAGCTTTTGTACATTTTTCCTGAAGCGATGCTTGTATTGGAAACCGTTCCACTTACATAGCTATACAATCCATCGTTTTCTTGGGTGAAATAGCATTTCCCATCAAAAAAAGAAGCGTGTTGAATCTCGTTAGCGCTCTGGGCAACCACCCGCCAGTTTGTATAATCTTTGAGATTTACATCTTCCGATAAAGAACCAACCATTAGCCCATGATCGGCTGCTATGAAAATACTGTCTGCACCAAATGTAGTAGAGAGTACCTCAATTTCAGCACCCTCTGGGCCTATGTTGTTATAAGTATCTTTGATGCGGTAAGTAGCCAAGTCAAGGATAACTACCCCAAAGCCCGTGGAGAAATAGCCGTATTTCCCATTGATGCTGAGGTGATGAATTGTTTTATCATCAAAATCACTATTGAGAATGGATCGGACGTTGACAATGCCTTCTTCGTTCATCAAATCGATGTTGCCATTTTGATAGCCGATCACCAAAGTTTTCAGTGTTTCCGAATATCCCAGCGCAGCTACTTGCGAATCGCTCAACCCATCCACTTTAGAGAGTACATTCAAACTATTATCTTCCTGATCTAAAAAGAATAGAGAATTTCCAGAGGCACAATACACTTTATTGTCGCCCATGGTCAGTTTTGAACCTTTGTGGTACGTTAGGTGTACCCGCCAACTACCCACAGGGATATTCGACTGGGCAAACACTTGGAGGGAAGTTCCAATGAACAAACTGAGTATGATGGCCTGAATGAATTTCATGTAGTTTATAATAGGTGCTTAGTTTTTCAAAGACAAAAGTAAGACAGGAAACAGGAAATAAAAGATGGAAAGACTATTACTCTCCTTGACTATGTTAAAGCATGTTTAATTTTCTGTGTTTTTTAACAATGCCATCAACCTAATTCCCTTTTAAGTTGTCCTTACTTTAGCACTAAATCAACCTAACTCTACTCATGAAGCATTTTAAACTCAAATGGCTATTTCTACTCCTGCCCCTAGCCTTTTTTCTTTCCTTTACAGACCCAGGCTCTCTATACGAACCCGTCCTTATGCTCCGAAGTGAGATGGAAAAGGCCGTACAACTGAAGCCCGCTAGGGAAATCAAAACCCCTGGGAAAATATGGGTACAAGACCAGTATATTTTTGTAATAGAGAAATACAAGGGGATTCACCTGATAGATAATACCACCCCTACCCAACCCAAAAAGATAGGTTTCATCCACATAGATGGCTGCACAGATGTAGCTGTGAAGGGCGATATCATTTTTGCCAACAATGCAGTCGATCTTATCGGCATCAAAACCTCTCCCAATTTCCAATCTGTCTCCGTAGTAAGCAGAAACAGAAGTGTACTCCCAGAACTTGAGTCGCCCGAGGGCTGGAGCAACTCCGACTTTGAAAAGAACAGGCCTGAAAACTCAGTCATTGTAAGATGGGAATTATACAACAAGTAACACCTACCGACATGAAACATCTCAATAAAATATATCTTATAACTTTTCTTATTCTGCCATTACTAAGCCTTACTTCCTGCGAAAGTGGAGATGCAAGTTTTGATGTAAGCAATCCATCGACTTCCAAAGGAGGCTCTACGGCTACATTTGCCCTCAAAAATGATTATTTGTATGTGGTGGACACTGAAAACCTAATGGTTTTTGACACTCGGAATGAAAGCGATTCTAAGTTGATCAATACCATTCAGGTTGGGTGGGGCGTAGAAACCATTTTCCCTTTCCAAAACCTCTTGCTCTTGGGCACGCAAAGCGGCGTTTTTATCTACGATGTATCTTCACCAGCATCGCCAAGGTATATTTCCGACTACCAGCACATCGTTGCATGCGATCCGGTAGTTACTGATGGGAAATATGCTTACCTCACCTTGAGGGAAGGTACTGCTTGCCGAAGGGCAATCAATGAACTACAAGTTTTGGACATGACCGACATAACTAATCCACAACTTATCACTCAGGTGAACATGTCGAACCCAAAAGGCTTGGCGCTGCATGGTAACATGCTTTATGTTTGCGACGAAGGGGTTAAAGTTTATGATGTGAGCGACCAGCGCAACCCCGTTCTAATCGATCAAATTCAGGGCATACAGGCAAATGACATCATTTACCATCGCAATCAACTCTTGGTAACAGCCGAGGAAGGCTTCTACCAATTTGACATCGATAACCTACAACAGTTAAGCTACTACACCTACTTATAATGAGATATTTATACCTGCTTTTTATTCAATTATTTATCCTTCAGGCAAGTTTTGGGCAAAGCAATACAGACCCTTTCAAAAATCAAAAACAAGCAGTACTGATCCTGCCCCAATATGCTGCCGTTTCGGGTATCAGGATAGATTATGAGCGGAAATTAAAAGACAGCAACAAATGGCTTATCTTCTCACCTCAAGTTTATTTCTCGAACACCAACGATAATTTCACCGGTTTTGATGAATTGCGAGGAATAGGCCTAAACCTGTATTATAAAAAATTCTTGCATTATTCTGTGAAGGAAAACCCAAATGGTTTGCCGAGGGTTTCGCTTTACTTTTCAACGGGGCCAACCTACCAATCTTTTTCGCTAATCGACATTGAGCAAGTTCCGGTAGAATACACCGAAGAAGACGTGAGCTATATCCGGTTTGAAGAGGGCAAGGTCAAAACTCGTATCAATAGACTTGGTGCTGATGCTAATTTTGGTCTCCAGCTTAATTTCAGCAATTTCATCCTCAACCCTTATGGGGGAATTGGCCTGCGGTATTCTATGGACGAGGAGGGGAACCTAGTCGATTTCTTCAATGACGAATGGATTGACTTTGGCTATTCGGGAATTATCTTGACCGGCGGGGTTCGGCTTGGATTCTTTATTTAGAGGAAGTTATCCAATATTTTGCAGCATGAAATAATTTCATGCTGCAAATGACCTATTTTCGCTTGGTGAATTAAAACGTTAAGTACTTCTATGAAAGAACATTGGGATAACCGCTATTCATCTAAAGAATACGCTTACGGAGAAGCTCCAAACGAATATTTTAAAGAACAACTCTTGCAACTTGAACCTGGCAAGATCTTATTGCCCTCCGAAGGCGAAGGTAGAAATGCTGTATTTGCCGCCAAGATAGGTTGGGAAGTCACCGCTTTCGACATCAGCAAAGTTGGTAAAGCTAAAGCAGAAGCGCTAGCCCAAAAACAAGGGGTAAGCATAGATTACCACCTAGCTGAGTTTAGCAAAATCTCATTTGAAGAGGGATCTTTCGATGCCATCGGAATTGTATTTGCCCACTTTCCCCCTCATTTGCAAGCTACCTATTACAAAACGCTAAGCACTTACCTGAAAAAAGGAGGTGCGCTCATTGCTGAGGTTTTCAGTAAAAACCAATTAACATACCAAGCGGCAAACGAATATGCTGGCGGCCCTAAAAACATAGACATGCTCTTTTCCACCGAAGAGGTTGTCCAACTTTTTCCCGACCTAGAATTTGTAACCCTTGAAGAAAAAGAAGTAGCATTGCACGAAGGTATTTACCATGATGGCACAAGCTCCGTCATCAGAGTTTTGGGGAAGAAAAAGTAAGCTTAAGATTTTACTTCTAACCCTTTTGCCCCCTCTTTCATACTTTTTGGAAAGCATTTCCCCCTCCCCCAAAACTTTTCCATTCATTTTTTAGATTCTTTAGAAGAATCATTTAACTTTTCTCAAAATTCCCGTGTCAATTTTTTATGAAGATAAACACTTACTTTTCCATGAAGCATTTCCTCGCTATCCTACTTTTCCTAGTCGCTTTCCTTCCTCTTTCTTTTGCCCAAACCTATCCGTTGGGTCTGAATCCGCCCTCGCTCAAGTGGCAGCAGATAAACACAGACAAGGTGCAAGTTGTATTTCAACAAGGGCAGGAAGAAAAAGCCCAGCGTGTAGCCAACTTGGCACATTACCTGCACGACAATCACTTGGAAACCTTAGGAGAGGAAAATGGGAAAGTAACTATCTTTTTACAAAACCAGACCACTGTTTCCAACGGTTTTGTAGCCTTGGCACCTTTCAGGTCGGAATTTTACATGACACCTCCGCAGCAGAGCTTTTTGGGAACTGGCGATTGGCTGGATCTTTTGGCTATCCACGAATACAGGCACGTGAACCAAAATTTCAATGCTAAGAAAGGAATCTCCAAGGCGGTCACTTGGGTGTTTGGGGAAAACGGGCTTGCACTGATGAGGGCTACTGCTATTCCCCGCTGGTTTAGCGAAGGCGATGCCGTGGTAGAAGAAACGGCATTGAGCACGGCAGGCCGAGGAAGGAACCCGCTTTTCGATATGGAATATCGAGCTGTTTTTGAGCAAAAGAAATTCTACAATTATGAAAAAGCTTCAGCTGGTTCGCTCAAAGATTTTGTGCCCAACCATTATACTTTGGGGTATTATATGGTGGGAAATGCCCGAAGGCTGTACGGAAAAGAAATATGGAATAATGTTTATGAAGATGCTGCCAAATACAAAGGATTATTTTATCCGCTTAGCAGAAATTTAAAGAAACACACCGGCCTAAAGACAAAAGACCTCTACATGCAAACCATGCGAAGCTTGGATAGTATTTGGTCAGACCCTGTTGCCCAACCACAGTTAAGCCTTCCTTTAGATATCAGCACAAAAAGCACAAAGATAGTCACCAGTTACAACGTTCCCCAGTTCCTAGAAAACGGAGATCTCTTGGTGGAAAAAAGCGGGTTTAACCACATCCGAAGTTTTGTTAGAATTGACAAAAATGGCAAGGAAGAAGTGATAATAAAACCGGGATTGAATAATGGAAACAACATTGCTCTTTCCACAGCCAAAAACAAAATAGTGTGGGCTGAACAAACATTTGACGTACGCTGGGGAAGTAAAGATTTTTCGGTGATCAAAATATATGACCTTTCTACCAAGAAA
It encodes:
- a CDS encoding nucleoside hydrolase, whose amino-acid sequence is MKKLVFMDHDGGIDDLLSLLLLLTIDEIELIGVSITPADCYLEPGVESSYKLLQLMGKEKDVPLGRGEYHGVNAFPPAWRAQPEVVNFLPMLINLPPSPDPYGIPNAVDLMVEKIKNASQPVSVLMTGPCSNLVLALEKDPSIKENIAEVVWMGGAFEVGGNVQTFQHNGSAEWNVFWDPINAKKMLAYELPLVFIPLDVTNHVPVGKTFLSRLAKQAEYKLSDLTGQFWATTIDTIPSYHYTYYMWDILATSYLALKDKFEVAEAMVDISVRPPNEGQTLLTSSGYKAKYAFDVDQEAFYEYMLQQFKR
- a CDS encoding DUF1080 domain-containing protein encodes the protein MKTVMTLLFCLGTAIILPAQAQNSFEISKKWQPLLDKELSNFELFVGVPHETVEIKGYETSANVTKGKPIGLNDPLNIMTTIEEDGELVLKITGEVYAGLTTLQEFGDYHLKAEFKWGEKKWEPRLNQKRDNGILYHCHGEHGTFWKVWMSSLEFQVQETDMGDFVGLVHARADIRSSKVKDGFYQVTDDSKEYITYGGGGGNPGYCHINKHNEKPNGEWNTVELICVGRKSIHVVNGKVVMVVENARKVINGEEIPLSKGKLQFQSEAAEAYYKNIEIKSVKKFPKEYQKQLVD
- a CDS encoding DUF6119 family protein, translated to MLKQVEDNNMIQSSHHDIKVYQINTGFYEFENLSNTQEIVEHIIKDHKKRFETPYGLEDQRSSLEIEPINYLLYVFNEIDKESIWKSFLPKEITEQHDFSIQSTSFALFILIESEIFVLIGGKGISVIKKFINHSFGLDLYEKISDPDNDIVHSQMSRGVTGNLTSEQKTYRNEQKLIDSLSIGRVPNKFYLLLRQDLKDSIFDFIDFDDENVYLEIGSSFCLKWKLSFEQTHELILKLVEIQKNGTGKPLSRFERIRDSKFCKDSLEMALYDHLRNDMVRMNTLGSTTVNNLDFDFVHPQKLNLFYECDIYSAYKKGSKTPFFETRDRTRLYYETLKYLYETVDQHDAWSFIKHLSGVRIRGFVGEEKKTEAMFINHLTCEVPVNGSPYFLIDNLWYKVRGDFIDTINEQCSSMLQSNELSPNPLTKIWFRDIDEGMYNLEYLEEDNFIVLDKMLGQNIELCDLLYETNENIYLIHVKEGFDAKIRDVTNQVSISANRLWNDLKSDFHFVNTVYRRYSESTNFEYNSISVEDFRLKFKKDIIYVIAFCHNRINKKVSEDIQEFKSNIAKFSIIQSIRDMQGNNYPLKVIEIKRE
- a CDS encoding two-component regulator propeller domain-containing protein, which produces MKFIQAIILSLFIGTSLQVFAQSNIPVGSWRVHLTYHKGSKLTMGDNKVYCASGNSLFFLDQEDNSLNVLSKVDGLSDSQVAALGYSETLKTLVIGYQNGNIDLMNEEGIVNVRSILNSDFDDKTIHHLSINGKYGYFSTGFGVVILDLATYRIKDTYNNIGPEGAEIEVLSTTFGADSIFIAADHGLMVGSLSEDVNLKDYTNWRVVAQSANEIQHASFFDGKCYFTQENDGLYSYVSGTVSNTSIASGKMYKSLTSNAEELFLSTGEEVFLIDKSEQVDELKADDWPAPFDAFPDASGNLWVADQERGLLKVSEGVVEKYTPSGTFDPSVFKLNFFRTKVMALSGGYDEDMVPSGNFSGYYVFDEDGTWENFTSQPNFIGATPIPQTSDLVASKINFSDGLVYLASFGDGLLSWNQEDNTVSSVPNSPIVSDFQGNKFVSGMNVGNVGDLWFANYNVPEGSPSFHRLNADGTWDSFAFDATLSRFPLEVLVDDFSSVWSIVSPARGGGLFVFNEDLDKSRYLTEGSGFGNLPNGNVNAFAKDINGSIWVGTDDGVAEFFNPGGVFDSSSGDATIPRYEGRRLLEGEKVTAMEVDGGNRKWIGTLNGAWLFSDDGSELISFFDEDNSPLLSNTIIDIETNPLTGEVFFATDKGIISYRGTATSATYEHSNVKVFPNPVLPSFGGLISISGLSYNATVKITDIAGKLIWQTQAAGGTATWNGANYNGQRAQTGIYLVYSASEDGQETHVAKIAFIN